A genome region from Blautia coccoides includes the following:
- a CDS encoding ABC transporter substrate-binding protein, protein MMNMRNKLVPFFAVLTAAGLLTGCSGQRADAEKGKVGTGNESTVQGAESPDKNISSSAVKEGMRTVQTDKGQVEIPENPQTIVSDYYLGEFLAVDVKPAIASPYSLSNPFLSDKTEGIKEMDITSAETSLEMIVAKEPDLIVTITEADYEKYSEIAPTVYIQDGKRSDEEVFRYIADLVGKSGEAEEYIADFKERALSVKDEIQGIVGDRTVSIVEVWPQQIYTMGSHFARGGSILYDMWELKAPEAVQREMVDGDTQYQVVSLEALPEYTGDFILYGVLADTDGSYVDDSRLWNSLEAVQKGRILPYEQVSFMHRDPITYNAQLDIFIDFFRGFEGK, encoded by the coding sequence ATGATGAATATGAGGAATAAACTGGTACCGTTTTTTGCTGTACTGACTGCTGCGGGCCTGCTGACAGGCTGTTCGGGACAGAGGGCAGATGCAGAAAAAGGAAAGGTGGGTACAGGTAACGAGAGTACGGTTCAGGGTGCAGAAAGTCCTGATAAGAATATTTCCTCTTCCGCAGTGAAGGAGGGAATGCGCACAGTCCAGACAGATAAAGGTCAGGTTGAAATTCCTGAAAATCCACAGACCATTGTTTCTGACTATTATCTGGGTGAATTTTTGGCTGTGGATGTAAAACCGGCCATAGCCTCTCCTTATTCTCTGTCTAATCCGTTTCTTTCAGATAAAACGGAGGGCATTAAAGAAATGGACATTACCAGTGCGGAGACTTCTCTGGAAATGATAGTGGCCAAGGAGCCGGATCTGATCGTGACGATTACAGAGGCGGATTATGAGAAATATTCTGAAATTGCTCCCACTGTTTATATTCAGGACGGAAAGAGAAGTGATGAGGAAGTCTTCCGCTATATTGCCGATCTGGTAGGAAAAAGCGGGGAAGCGGAGGAGTACATTGCTGATTTTAAGGAGCGTGCGCTGAGTGTAAAAGATGAGATACAAGGGATTGTAGGTGACAGGACCGTATCTATAGTGGAGGTATGGCCTCAGCAGATTTACACCATGGGCAGTCACTTTGCAAGGGGCGGCTCCATTCTCTACGATATGTGGGAACTGAAAGCACCTGAGGCAGTACAGAGAGAAATGGTGGACGGCGATACCCAGTATCAGGTGGTATCTCTGGAAGCCCTGCCGGAATATACAGGGGATTTTATCCTGTATGGCGTTCTGGCTGATACGGACGGATCCTATGTGGATGATTCCCGGCTCTGGAACAGTCTGGAAGCTGTACAAAAAGGGCGGATACTTCCTTATGAGCAGGTGTCCTTTATGCACAGGGACCCCATCACCTATAATGCACAGCTTGATATCTTTATTGATTTCTTCCGAGGATTTGAGGGAAAATAA
- a CDS encoding FecCD family ABC transporter permease — protein MGLNAKKRTVWFLTAGAAAVLTAAVLSILYGSTGIPPRQVMNALINPDLTDQQHLVIRELRLPRTAGCILVGAAFSTAGAMMQGVTRNPLADSGLLGINAGASFALALCLAFLPGLSFSGVVVFSFLGAAAAMLVVYGLMSLNRRRLDPVRLVLAGSAVSIFLTSLSQAVAILYKIGYDLTFWTAGGVAGIRREQLIFAGPVILLGLAGAAALSGRVSLLSLGEDAARGLGLSVERSRAVCLLTVLLLAGGSVALAGPVAFVGLMVPHVVRYFTGADYRSVIPCSMAAGAFFMLAADILSRVINAPGEVPVGLVFAVIGVPFFIWTARKEERTFE, from the coding sequence ATGGGCCTAAATGCAAAAAAGAGAACAGTATGGTTTTTGACAGCAGGAGCTGCGGCGGTTTTGACTGCCGCAGTCCTTTCCATATTATATGGAAGCACCGGTATTCCTCCCCGGCAGGTTATGAATGCATTGATAAACCCGGATCTTACAGACCAGCAGCATCTGGTCATTCGGGAGCTGAGGCTGCCGCGGACAGCGGGATGTATTCTGGTAGGCGCAGCATTTTCAACAGCAGGTGCCATGATGCAGGGAGTGACAAGAAACCCTCTGGCAGATTCCGGGCTTCTGGGCATCAATGCAGGCGCTTCTTTTGCGCTGGCGCTCTGCCTGGCCTTTCTTCCGGGGCTGAGTTTTTCCGGCGTGGTAGTTTTTTCGTTTTTGGGGGCAGCGGCAGCTATGCTGGTGGTATATGGTCTTATGAGCCTGAACAGACGCAGACTGGACCCGGTACGGCTTGTGCTTGCGGGAAGTGCTGTGAGTATATTTCTCACCTCTCTGAGTCAGGCAGTGGCGATTTTGTATAAAATCGGATATGATCTTACCTTTTGGACTGCAGGAGGTGTGGCGGGGATACGAAGAGAGCAGCTTATATTTGCAGGACCAGTGATCCTTTTGGGGCTTGCAGGGGCAGCCGCGCTTTCCGGCAGGGTTTCTCTTCTGAGTCTGGGGGAGGACGCTGCGAGAGGTCTTGGCCTTTCTGTGGAACGCTCCCGCGCAGTCTGTCTTTTGACCGTGCTGCTGCTTGCCGGCGGCTCTGTGGCGCTTGCCGGTCCGGTGGCTTTTGTGGGGCTGATGGTGCCTCACGTTGTGCGGTATTTTACCGGTGCGGATTACAGGTCAGTTATCCCCTGCTCCATGGCAGCGGGGGCTTTCTTTATGCTGGCGGCAGACATTCTCTCAAGAGTTATCAACGCGCCGGGAGAAGTGCCTGTGGGCCTGGTATTTGCTGTGATCGGTGTGCCGTTTTTTATCTGGACAGCCCGGAAGGAGGAGAGGACTTTTGAGTGA
- a CDS encoding FecCD family ABC transporter permease: protein MSERRRRIRTGTVFILLTLLLLWGIWLEINAGYRKISPEEIWEILRGKGAEGVRYTLINLRLPRVFTSLLVGVGLAVSGCVIQGVSGNHMAEPGILGINAGAGLFVAGFLVFVPQSPVSLTVLLPLLAFAGSIAVAALDYRLALTRQGISPGRLLLMGVAVSTAVSSVTTILMLRLPDSNHAFVQKWLSGSIWGADWKNVRLLFYCLLILGLFVFYKSRTLNVLSLSDQTAAGLGADVPRQTVILLGAAVAMSGLCCAVGGGLSFVGLVCPHMARRLVGPNFRILVPAAVLTGAVLMTYSDMISRTLLSPNEIPVGIVAAVIGAPYFLYLLIKT, encoded by the coding sequence TTGAGTGAGAGAAGACGCAGGATCCGTACAGGTACGGTATTTATCCTTTTGACCCTGCTGCTGCTTTGGGGAATATGGCTGGAGATAAACGCGGGTTACCGGAAGATAAGTCCGGAGGAAATTTGGGAAATCCTGCGGGGCAAAGGTGCAGAAGGTGTACGTTATACACTTATTAACCTGAGGCTTCCCAGAGTTTTTACCAGTCTTCTGGTGGGTGTGGGCCTGGCAGTCTCCGGCTGTGTGATCCAGGGAGTATCCGGAAACCATATGGCTGAACCCGGAATCCTGGGAATCAATGCTGGAGCCGGACTTTTTGTGGCGGGATTTCTGGTATTTGTACCGCAAAGTCCAGTCAGTTTGACCGTGCTGCTTCCTCTTCTGGCCTTTGCCGGTTCGATAGCAGTGGCAGCGCTGGATTACAGACTGGCGCTTACAAGACAGGGGATTTCTCCTGGCAGGCTGCTTTTGATGGGCGTGGCAGTTTCCACTGCTGTGTCAAGTGTGACTACCATATTAATGCTGCGCCTGCCTGACAGCAATCACGCATTTGTGCAGAAATGGCTGTCAGGCAGCATCTGGGGTGCTGACTGGAAGAATGTGCGGCTGCTTTTTTACTGCCTTCTTATTCTTGGGCTGTTTGTCTTTTACAAAAGCCGTACCCTGAATGTGCTGTCCCTCAGTGATCAGACTGCGGCAGGACTGGGAGCAGACGTGCCACGACAGACGGTGATCCTTCTGGGAGCGGCCGTTGCCATGTCCGGTCTCTGCTGTGCAGTGGGCGGCGGACTGAGCTTTGTAGGACTTGTCTGCCCACATATGGCACGCCGCCTGGTGGGGCCGAATTTCAGGATACTGGTTCCGGCTGCAGTGCTTACGGGGGCCGTGCTGATGACATATTCCGATATGATCTCACGTACACTGTTGTCACCAAATGAGATTCCTGTTGGAATCGTGGCGGCCGTGATCGGTGCCCCGTATTTTCTGTATCTGCTGATCAAAACGTAA
- a CDS encoding ABC transporter ATP-binding protein, producing the protein MDAVLSGKGVSVAYHQNIVIPAMDVQIPRGRITSVIGPNGCGKSTLLKALSRMTPIREGHVLLDGRQIAKMSTVEVAKKMAILPQGPQAPGGLTVKELVAYGRYPHQKGFGRLKKEDQEAVKWALSITDMEELADRDIDALSGGQRQRAWIAMALAQDTPLILLDEPTTYLDMAHQLEVLELLEELNKKQKKTIAMVLHDLNLAARFSDWMIAMRSGRMLYEGTPKEIMTKETLADVFSLDACISRDPWTGKPICLSYKMMKKDRNEM; encoded by the coding sequence ATGGATGCTGTACTTTCAGGAAAAGGAGTTTCCGTTGCATACCATCAAAACATTGTCATCCCCGCCATGGATGTGCAGATTCCAAGAGGACGTATTACTTCTGTCATCGGTCCTAACGGATGCGGAAAATCCACCCTTTTAAAAGCCCTGTCCCGTATGACACCCATTCGGGAAGGCCATGTACTGCTGGACGGCAGACAGATTGCCAAGATGTCCACTGTGGAGGTGGCAAAGAAAATGGCGATTCTTCCACAAGGGCCTCAGGCACCGGGGGGATTGACCGTAAAGGAACTGGTGGCTTACGGCAGATATCCTCATCAAAAGGGATTCGGACGTCTGAAGAAGGAAGACCAGGAAGCAGTGAAGTGGGCGTTGTCCATCACCGATATGGAGGAATTGGCAGACAGGGATATAGATGCTCTTTCCGGAGGGCAGAGGCAGAGAGCCTGGATAGCTATGGCTCTTGCCCAGGATACGCCCCTGATCCTTTTAGATGAGCCGACCACGTATCTGGATATGGCTCACCAGCTTGAAGTGCTGGAGCTTTTGGAGGAATTGAATAAAAAACAGAAGAAAACCATAGCCATGGTCCTTCATGATCTGAATCTGGCAGCCAGATTTTCGGACTGGATGATAGCCATGCGCTCCGGCAGAATGCTGTATGAGGGAACCCCAAAAGAGATCATGACAAAAGAAACTCTGGCGGATGTATTTTCCCTGGATGCCTGTATCAGCCGGGACCCGTGGACGGGTAAACCCATATGTCTGTCTTATAAGATGATGAAAAAAGATAGGAATGAGATGTAG
- a CDS encoding 4Fe-4S dicluster domain-containing protein has product MRSVETPVKKIRREVFTEICKVAFESTKDNFNDEIEAIPYHIVKERASYRESIYRERAVASERVRLAMGMSLRPENEAVHITAGMENSNIDEKYYEPPLMQVIPSACDACEPNKYQVSNMCRGCVAHPCKQVCPKDAISIVNGKSVIDQEKCIKCGKCKAICPYDAISKMERPCARACGVKAIGSDNLGRAAIDPEKCVSCGMCMVSCPFGAISDKSQIFQLSRALREGKKIIAEVAPAFVGQFGKDVTPAKFKAALIKLGFQEVYEVALGADIGAIAEAHHYAEKVSTGELPFLLTSCCPSWSMLAKKQFPDLIESVSQELTPMVASARSIKQKYPNAGVVFIGPCAAKKLEASRTDVRSDVDFVITFEELQGMFDAKEIDPALMEEDGSLHNATAAGRGYAVAGGVAQAIEECLQEYHPDVPVHIEHAEGLAECKKVLTLAKAGKMKGCLIEGMGCPGGCMAGAGTNIPLKEAAAELKKYKASSTKKLPAAELIEIELD; this is encoded by the coding sequence ATGAGAAGTGTGGAAACCCCGGTAAAGAAAATCAGGCGTGAAGTATTTACAGAAATCTGCAAGGTAGCTTTTGAATCCACAAAGGATAATTTCAATGACGAGATAGAAGCCATTCCGTATCACATTGTGAAAGAGCGGGCCTCCTACAGGGAGAGCATTTACAGGGAAAGAGCGGTTGCCAGCGAACGTGTCCGCCTTGCCATGGGTATGTCCCTGCGGCCGGAAAATGAAGCCGTTCACATCACTGCCGGAATGGAAAATAGCAACATAGATGAAAAGTATTATGAGCCTCCCCTTATGCAGGTCATCCCCTCTGCCTGTGATGCCTGTGAGCCGAACAAATATCAGGTCAGCAATATGTGCAGAGGCTGTGTGGCTCATCCATGTAAACAGGTCTGTCCCAAGGATGCCATTTCCATAGTGAATGGAAAGTCTGTGATCGATCAGGAAAAATGTATCAAATGCGGTAAATGCAAAGCAATCTGCCCTTATGATGCCATCTCCAAAATGGAACGTCCCTGTGCCAGGGCCTGCGGTGTCAAAGCCATCGGCAGCGACAATCTGGGCAGAGCAGCCATTGACCCGGAGAAATGTGTATCCTGCGGCATGTGTATGGTGAGCTGTCCTTTTGGGGCAATATCGGATAAATCCCAGATCTTCCAGCTCTCCAGAGCGCTGCGCGAGGGAAAAAAGATCATTGCAGAAGTAGCGCCGGCATTTGTAGGGCAGTTCGGAAAGGATGTAACCCCGGCAAAGTTCAAAGCAGCACTGATAAAACTGGGTTTTCAGGAAGTATACGAGGTAGCGCTCGGAGCCGACATAGGGGCAATTGCGGAAGCCCATCACTATGCGGAAAAGGTGAGCACCGGAGAACTTCCGTTTCTGCTTACATCCTGCTGCCCTTCATGGTCTATGCTGGCTAAGAAGCAGTTCCCGGATCTGATAGAAAGTGTGTCCCAGGAACTGACTCCTATGGTGGCTTCTGCGAGAAGCATTAAGCAGAAATACCCCAATGCAGGTGTGGTCTTCATAGGTCCCTGTGCGGCAAAAAAACTGGAGGCATCCAGAACCGATGTCCGCAGCGATGTGGATTTTGTCATTACCTTTGAGGAACTGCAGGGCATGTTTGACGCAAAAGAGATAGACCCGGCTTTGATGGAGGAAGATGGAAGCCTGCACAATGCCACCGCAGCCGGAAGAGGCTATGCGGTAGCAGGAGGCGTGGCACAGGCCATTGAGGAATGTCTGCAGGAATACCACCCGGATGTCCCGGTACATATTGAACATGCAGAAGGCCTGGCAGAGTGTAAAAAAGTGCTCACCCTAGCCAAGGCAGGCAAAATGAAAGGATGTCTCATAGAAGGCATGGGCTGTCCCGGCGGATGTATGGCGGGAGCGGGAACCAACATTCCGTTAAAGGAGGCGGCAGCGGAGTTGAAGAAGTATAAGGCTTCCTCTACCAAAAAACTTCCGGCGGCAGAACTCATAGAGATAGAATTGGATTAA
- a CDS encoding TnpV protein, which produces MAKSIFEEMGGTYEMRDDYFIPCLTLPTEKEQPIGLFGQRHLRYLKEHHRITYTNLLTSGKLNAYLADIDRQAQECFETLTEQMKQAQGITEQLKAENALEWVGRMNNIRVCAMEIVNSEIIYA; this is translated from the coding sequence ATGGCAAAATCAATTTTTGAAGAAATGGGCGGTACATACGAAATGCGGGACGATTACTTTATACCCTGCCTTACTTTACCAACCGAAAAGGAACAGCCGATAGGCTTATTCGGTCAGCGGCATTTGCGGTACTTAAAGGAACATCACAGAATTACATACACTAATCTGCTCACAAGCGGCAAACTGAATGCTTACCTTGCCGACATTGACAGACAGGCACAGGAATGCTTTGAAACGCTCACAGAGCAGATGAAACAGGCACAGGGTATCACGGAGCAGTTAAAAGCTGAAAACGCTTTAGAATGGGTTGGACGAATGAATAACATACGGGTGTGTGCTATGGAAATTGTGAATAGCGAGATAATCTATGCATAA